CAGGCCATGCTCATGAAGCGTTACACCGACAAGGTGCTGCTCACCTACGACAGCGACGGCGCCGGTGTGAAAGCGGCCATGCGGGCCATTCCGATCCTGAAGGATGCCGGGATTTCCGCCAAGGTCATCAATATGCGCCCTTACAAAGACCCGGATGAGTTTATCAAGAATCTGGGTGCGGAGGAATTTGAGAAGCGCATGGAGGAGGCCCAGAACAGCTTCCTATATGAGCTGGCAATCCTGGAACGGGATTATGACCTGAAGGATCCGGAAGGCAAGACCAATTTTCAGAATGAGATCGCCGCAAGGCTTCTCCAGTTTTCGGAGGAGATGGAGCGGGAGAATTATATCGAGGCCGTGGCTGACCAGTACCATATCAGCTATGAGGGTCTGAAAAAACGGGTGAACGACCTGGGCAACCGGGGCGTGACGGCACCGGGGCTTCGAAGAGAAGACAGCCCGTCCGGCGCCGACCGGAAGCCGGCTGGAAAGCGGGAGAAGGAGACGGGAGCGGATGTTTCCCAGAAGCTGCTTCTCACCTGGCTCATTGAAGTACCGGCCCTGTACGGGCAGTTAAAAGATTACTTAAGCCCGGAGGATTTCACCGGGGATCCGTACAGCACCATTGCGCAGATGCTGTTTGCACAGCTGGAAAAGGGAGAACTGAATCCGGCCCGGATCATCAGCAGCTTTGAAGATTCGGAGGATCAGAATAAGGCGGCGTCCCTGTTCAATGCCAGACTTAAAAGGCTGGAGACAAAGGAAGAACAGGAGAAGGCGGTGTCGGAGACCCTTCGCAAGGTGAAGAAATACAGCCTGGATGAACGGGCGAGACAATTAGATGTCACCGATATGGAAGGATTCCAGAAACTGATTCTGGAACGCAGTAATTTACAGAAACTGGAAAAACTGCATATTTCGATCGATTAAGGACAAACTATAAAGAGCGTAAGGAAGGATGGAACTTACATGGAAGAAAATGTGGCAAAATTCGGAGAACGGCTGAAAGAGCTTCTGGCGATGGCCAAGAAGAAAAAGAACGTACTCGAATATCAGGAGATCAGCGACTTTTTCGCAGATATGGAACTGGATGCGGACAAGTTTGAACGCATTCTGGATTTTCTGGAAGCCAACAATGTGGATGTGCTTCGGATCACGGACAATGATGATGACATTATCCTGGATGATGATGACGATGTGGATATGGAGCAGATTGACCTGTCTGTGCCCGACGGCGTCAGCATCGAGGATCCTGTCCGCATGTACTTAAAGGAGATCGGCAAGGTGCCGCTCTTAAGTGCGGAGGAAGAGATCGAGCTGGCAAAACGGATGGAGCTGGGCGACGAGGACGCCAAGAACCGTCTGGCAGAGGCGAACCTCCGTCTTGTTGTCAGCATTGCCAAGCGGTATGTGGGCCGCGGCATGCTGTTCCTTGACCTGATCCAGGAGGGGAACTTAGGGTTGATCAAGGCCGTGGAGAAGTTTGATTACCGCAAGGGTTACAAGTTTTCCACCTATGCGACCTGGTGGATCCGTCAGGCCATCACGAGAGCCATCGCGGATCAGGCGAGAACGATCCGTATCCCGGTACACATGGTAGAGACCATCAACAAGCTGATCCGTGTGTCCAGACAGTTATTGCAGGAGCTGGGACGTGAACCTACCCCGGAGGAGATCGCCGAGGAGATGAAGATGCCGGTGGAGCGTGTCCGCGAGATCCTGAAGATCTCCCAGGAGCCGGTTTCCCTGGAGACCCCCATCGGTGAGGAGGAGGACAGCCATCTGGGCGACTTTATCCAGGATGACAATGTACCGGTGCCTGCGGATGCGGCAGCCTTTACCCTGTTAAAGGAGCAACTGGTAGAGGTGCTTTCCACGCTGACAGAGAGAGAGCAGAAGGTGCTCTGTCTTCGGTTCGGCCTGGAGGACGGCAGAGCCCGCACCCTGGAAGAGGTGGGCAAGGAGTTCAACGTCACCCGTGAGCGGATCCGTCAGATCGAGGCCAAGGCACTGCGCAAGCTCCGTCATCCCAGCAGAAGCCGGAAGCTGCGGGATTATCTGGATTAAGGAGAAAACCATGCAGCAGTTGTCAAAACGGCTGACGGCAGTGGCTGCGATGGTGAGCAGCGGCAGCCGCCTGGCAGATATCGGAACCGACCATGCTTATGTGCCGATCCGGCTGGTGCAGGAGGGACGGATCCCCGGCGCGCTGGCCATGGATGTGAAGGATGGCCCTCTTGCCAGAGCGAGAGAGCATATCCGGGAACAGGGGCTGGAGCAATACATACAGACAAGAAAGAGTGACGGCCTTGTCGCACTGGAGCCGGGAGAAGCGGATACGGTGCTCATGGCCGGCATGGGCGGCCTTCTCATGATTCGCATTCTGGAGGCCGGACACTGCCACTGGCAGCAGGTGCCGGAGTGGATCTTGCAGCCCCAGTCCAAGGTGGGCGAGGTGCGAAGATTTGTACGGGAAGCGGGCTTTACCATCGAGGATGAGGATTTCGTGGAGGAAGACGGGAAATACTATCCCATGATGCGGCTCATCGGGCCGGGAGCCGAACAGAAAACGGGTTCCTGCGATGCGGGGAGTTCTGGAAATGCCGGGATCAATGTCGGAACGGCAGAGTCCTGGAGTCAGGTGGAATACGCGTTTGGAAAACTTCTTCTGCAGCGCCATGATCCGGTACTGCGGGAGTTCCTTCTGAAAGAAAAGGCCCAGTATGCGCAGGTGCGCCGGACGGTTTCTGACAAAATGGCAGAGGACGGCCGGGGCCGCGTGCAGGAGATTGATGCATATCTGGCACTGATCGGGGAGGCGTTGGCATATGATGGAATGTAAAGAGGTCATGCGCAGACTGGAAGGGCTGATCCCTCCGGCCTGCGCTTCGGACTGGGATAACGTGGGTCTCCTGGTGGGAGATCCGAAGAAAAAAGTGGATAAGATACTGGTGGCGCTGGATGCGTCAGATCAGGTACTGGATCAGGCGGAAGCAGTGGGGGCGGATATGCTGCTCACGCATCATCCCCTGATTTTTTCGCCTGTGAAAAATGTGCGGGAGGATGATTTCATCGGCTGGCGGATCCGCCGGATGATCCGCATGGATCTTTCCTATTATGCGATGCACACCAACTATGATGTGTGCCGGATGGGAGAGCAGGCGGCTGCACGGATGGGGCTTGACCTTTCGACGGTGACATTTCTGGCGCAGGAAAAGCCGTTTATTTATGAGGGAAAACCGGCAGGCTTTGGTGCTGTCGGTGATCTGGAAACACCCATGTCTCTTGGTGACTATGCAGCATTTTTAAAACAGCGATTTGGGCTGCCGGGGGTGATCGTCTATGGGGATGCCTCCCAGATGGTTTACCGGGCGGCCACCTGTCCTGGTTCCGGCAAAAGCTTTGGCAGGGAAGCACTTGCCGCCGGAGCGGATGTGTATGTGACCGGAGATGTGGATTATCATTTCGGCACCGATATGGCAGCCCAGGGGATGGCGGTCATCGACGCAGGACATTATGGCATCGAGCATATTTTTATCGCGGATATGCGCCAGCAGGCCGAATGGCTGCTGGAAGGCGAGGTGCAGGTGGAGGCTATGCCTGTGCAGCATCCGTACATGGTTATTTAAGTGAAAAATCAGGAGTTTTTGACGTAGAATGGATAGGCGGCAGAGAAAGCGTATCCTTTTGCAAAGCGGGTAGATAGAAAAACGGGGAAAAACAGGATGTAGAAGGAGGTGCTTCTGTATGGAAATGCAGAAAGTAACGATTAACGGGGAAACCAGGGAATACCCCAGAGGAACAAAGCTGAAAACCATCGCGGCAGACTATCAGCAGGGATTTGCACAGGACATTTTGCTTGTGTCTCTGAACGGCCGCCTGCGGGAACTGAACAAGGAGCTGAAAGAGGACGGCACCATCGAATTTCTGACCGCGGACACGGAGGCCGGGATCAACACGTACCGGAGAAGTGCCATGCTGCTCATGATCAAGGCGCTCTATGACATTTCCGATAAGGAGACGGTGGATCGGCTGTTCGTACATTTTTCCTTAAGCAGGGGCTTATATTGCACGATTGGAAATACGAAGGGCGTGGACGAAGCATTTTTGCAGAAGCTGGAGGCACAGATGCGCCTGCTGGCAGAGAAAGCCATTCCCATTGAGAAATTTTCCGTGGATACGAGAGACGCCGTGCGCAGATTCCGGTTTCACGGCATGGAGGACAAAGTAGAGCTGTTCCGCTATCGTCGGGTATCCCGGGTAAATATTTACCGGCTGGATAATCTGGAGGATTATTACTACGGCTACATGGTGCCGGATTCCTCCTATATCAAATACTTTGCGCTGTATCCGTACGACGAGGGTTTTGTTTTGCAGATGCCCCAGAAGGAAGCGCCTAAAGTGGTGCCGTCCTTTGTGCCGCAGCATAAGCTGTTCCATGTGCTCAAGGAGTCCTGCCAGTGGGGAGAGATGCTGGGCATTCCCACCGTCGGTGCGCTGAACGATCAGATCACCGCCGGCAAGGTGAGCCAGATGATCCTTGTGCAGGAAGCGCTGCAGGAGAAAAAGATCGCGGAGATCGCCCAGACCATCAGCAGCCGGCCCGACGTGAAGCTGGTCATGATCGCAGGGCCGTCCTCCTCCGGCAAAACGACCTTCTCCCATCGGCTGTCCGTCCAGCTTATGGTGCACGGCATGAAGCCCCACCCGGTGGCAGTGGACAATTATTTCAAAAACCGGGAGGATACGCCGGTGGATGAGTTCGGTCAGAAGAATTATGAGTGCCTGGAGGCCATCGACGTGGAGGGCTTCAACCGGGATATGACCCGCCTGCTGGCAGGGGAGACGGTGGAGATGCCCACCTTCAACTTCAAGACCGGTGTCCGGGAATACAAGGGCGATACGCTGACGCTGGGCAAGGACGATGTGCTGGTGCTGGAGGGCATCCACTGCCTGAATGACGCCCTGTCCTATGCGCTGCCCAAGGAAAATAAATTCAAGATCTATATCAGTG
Above is a window of Oscillospiraceae bacterium NTUH-002-81 DNA encoding:
- the dnaG gene encoding DNA primase — protein: MRYSEDLIEEVRSRNDIVDVVSGYVKLTRKGSNYFGLCPFHNEKSPSFSVSRGKQMYYCFGCGAGGNVFTFLMEYENYSFQEALKELAERAGIELPDQEYSESEKRDADLKSQILEANKLAAKYYYYQLRTEGGHSAWKYLTDRKLSEETIRHFGLGYSTKYRDDLYQYLKKQGFTDELLRQSGLITMDEKNGVYDKFWNRVMFPIMDAGSRVIGFGGRVMGDAKPKYLNSPETKAFDKSRNLYGMNFARTSRKPQLIICEGYMDVIALHQAGFNQAVASLGTALTTQQAMLMKRYTDKVLLTYDSDGAGVKAAMRAIPILKDAGISAKVINMRPYKDPDEFIKNLGAEEFEKRMEEAQNSFLYELAILERDYDLKDPEGKTNFQNEIAARLLQFSEEMERENYIEAVADQYHISYEGLKKRVNDLGNRGVTAPGLRREDSPSGADRKPAGKREKETGADVSQKLLLTWLIEVPALYGQLKDYLSPEDFTGDPYSTIAQMLFAQLEKGELNPARIISSFEDSEDQNKAASLFNARLKRLETKEEQEKAVSETLRKVKKYSLDERARQLDVTDMEGFQKLILERSNLQKLEKLHISID
- the rpoD gene encoding RNA polymerase sigma factor RpoD produces the protein MEENVAKFGERLKELLAMAKKKKNVLEYQEISDFFADMELDADKFERILDFLEANNVDVLRITDNDDDIILDDDDDVDMEQIDLSVPDGVSIEDPVRMYLKEIGKVPLLSAEEEIELAKRMELGDEDAKNRLAEANLRLVVSIAKRYVGRGMLFLDLIQEGNLGLIKAVEKFDYRKGYKFSTYATWWIRQAITRAIADQARTIRIPVHMVETINKLIRVSRQLLQELGREPTPEEIAEEMKMPVERVREILKISQEPVSLETPIGEEEDSHLGDFIQDDNVPVPADAAAFTLLKEQLVEVLSTLTEREQKVLCLRFGLEDGRARTLEEVGKEFNVTRERIRQIEAKALRKLRHPSRSRKLRDYLD
- a CDS encoding class I SAM-dependent methyltransferase; protein product: MQQLSKRLTAVAAMVSSGSRLADIGTDHAYVPIRLVQEGRIPGALAMDVKDGPLARAREHIREQGLEQYIQTRKSDGLVALEPGEADTVLMAGMGGLLMIRILEAGHCHWQQVPEWILQPQSKVGEVRRFVREAGFTIEDEDFVEEDGKYYPMMRLIGPGAEQKTGSCDAGSSGNAGINVGTAESWSQVEYAFGKLLLQRHDPVLREFLLKEKAQYAQVRRTVSDKMAEDGRGRVQEIDAYLALIGEALAYDGM
- a CDS encoding Nif3-like dinuclear metal center hexameric protein; translated protein: MMECKEVMRRLEGLIPPACASDWDNVGLLVGDPKKKVDKILVALDASDQVLDQAEAVGADMLLTHHPLIFSPVKNVREDDFIGWRIRRMIRMDLSYYAMHTNYDVCRMGEQAAARMGLDLSTVTFLAQEKPFIYEGKPAGFGAVGDLETPMSLGDYAAFLKQRFGLPGVIVYGDASQMVYRAATCPGSGKSFGREALAAGADVYVTGDVDYHFGTDMAAQGMAVIDAGHYGIEHIFIADMRQQAEWLLEGEVQVEAMPVQHPYMVI
- a CDS encoding nucleoside kinase translates to MEMQKVTINGETREYPRGTKLKTIAADYQQGFAQDILLVSLNGRLRELNKELKEDGTIEFLTADTEAGINTYRRSAMLLMIKALYDISDKETVDRLFVHFSLSRGLYCTIGNTKGVDEAFLQKLEAQMRLLAEKAIPIEKFSVDTRDAVRRFRFHGMEDKVELFRYRRVSRVNIYRLDNLEDYYYGYMVPDSSYIKYFALYPYDEGFVLQMPQKEAPKVVPSFVPQHKLFHVLKESCQWGEMLGIPTVGALNDQITAGKVSQMILVQEALQEKKIAEIAQTISSRPDVKLVMIAGPSSSGKTTFSHRLSVQLMVHGMKPHPVAVDNYFKNREDTPVDEFGQKNYECLEAIDVEGFNRDMTRLLAGETVEMPTFNFKTGVREYKGDTLTLGKDDVLVLEGIHCLNDALSYALPKENKFKIYISALTQINIDEHNRIPTTDGRLIRRIVRDARTRGTSAKNTIAMWPSVRRGEEQNIFPYQEEADVMFNSALIYELAALKCYVEPALFGIRPEEPEYMEAKRLLKFLDYFVGIPSEEIPKNSLLREFVGGGCFKI